In Neomonachus schauinslandi chromosome 6, ASM220157v2, whole genome shotgun sequence, a genomic segment contains:
- the LOC110589503 gene encoding inositol 1,4,5-trisphosphate receptor-interacting protein isoform X1, with protein MALGLFRVCLVVVTAIINHPLLFPRENATVPESEEEIIRKMQAHQEKMQLEQLRLEEEVARLAAEREALEQVADEGQQQNETRTAWDLWSTLCMILFLVIEVWRQDHQDGPSADCLGGEEDELPGLEGAPLRGLTLPNKATLQHFYERCIRGATADAARTRELVEGFVDDLLEALRSLCSRDADLEVEDFIGVDSMYENWQVDRPLLCDLFVPFVPPEPYHFRPELCCSRRSVPLDRQGYGQVRVVRADEDVPGRGLEALLCAGDPPYLDTARVMKWFQTALTRAWHRIAHKYEFDLAFGQLDSPGSLKIKFRSGKFMPFNLIPVIQCDDSDLYFVSHLPREPCGETPASSTDWLLSFAVYERHFLRMTSKALPDGACHLSCLQIASFLLCKQSRLTGPSGLGNYHVKTALLHLLLSRRPADWQAGQLDARLRELLRFLEKSLLEKKLPHFFIGNRKVPEGMGLPEAVRRAEPLNLFRPFVLQRSLYRKTVDSFYEMLKNAPVLIREYSLHIPSDQASPPHKAVVL; from the exons ATGGCTCTGGGGCTCTTCCGGGTGTGTCTGGTGGTGGTGACAGCCATCATCAACCACCCGCTGCTGTTCCCGCGGGAGAACGCCACGGTCCCCGAGAGCGAGGAGGAGATCATCCGCAAGATGCAGGCGCACCAGGAGAAGATGCAGCTGGAGCAGCTCcgcctggaggaggaggtggcccGGCTGGCGGCCGAGAGGGAGGCCCTGGAGCAGGTGGCCGACGAAGGCCAGCAGCAGAACGAGACCCGCACGGCCTGGGACCTGTGGAGCACCCTCTGCATGATCCTCTTCCTGGTGATCGAGGTGTGGCGTCAGGACCACCAGGATGGGCCTTCCGCGGACTGCCTGGGCGGGGAAGAGGACGAGCTGCCCGGCCTGGAGGGCGCCCCGCTCCGGGGCCTCACCCTGCCCAACAAGGCGACGCTCCAGCACTTCTACGAGCGCTGCATCCGGGGCGCCACGGCCGACGCGGCCCGCACCCGGGAGCTCGTGGAAGGCTTCGTGGATGACTTGCTGGAGGCCCTGAGGAGCCTCTGCAGCCGGGACGCGGACTTGGAGGTGGAGGACTTCATTGGCGTGGACAGCATGTATGAGAACTGGCAGGTGGACAGGCCGCTACTGTGCGACCTCTTTGTGCCCTTCGTGCCCCCCGAGCCCTACCACTTCCGCCCGGAGCTCTGCTGCTCCCGCCGCTCCGTGCCCTTGGACCGCCAGGGCTACGGCCAGGTCAGGGTGGTCCGGGCCGACGAGGACGTGCCG GGCCGCGGGCTGGAGGCCCTGCTGTGCGCCGGAGACCCCCCATACCTGGACACGGCGCGGGTCATGAAGTGGTTCCAGACGGCCCTCACCAGAGCCTGGCACCGCATAGCCCACAAATACGAGTTTGACCTGGCCTTCGGTCAGCTGGACTCCCCGGGCTCCCTCAAGATCAAGTTCCGCTCGGGGAAGTTCATGCCCTTCAACCTGATTCCCGTGATCCAGTGTGACGACTCGGACCTGTACTTTGTGTCCCACCTGCCCAGGGAGCCCTGTGGGGAGACCCCGGCCTCCAGCACCGACTGGCTCCTGTCCTTTGCCGTCTACGAGCGACACTTCCTCCGGATGACCTCGAAGGCACTGCCCGACGGGGCCTGTCACCTCAGCTGCTTGCAGATCGCCTCCTTCCTGCTGTGCAAGCAGAGCCGCCTGACCGGCCCCAGCGGCCTGGGCAACTACCACGTGAAGACCGCCCTGCTGCACCTCCTGCTGTCCCGGCGGCCGGCCGACTGGCAGGCGGGGCAGCTGGATGCCCGGCTGCGCGAGTTGCTCCGCTTCCTGGAGAAGAGCCTGCTGGAGAAGAAACTCCCTCACTTCTTCATCGGCAACCGCAAGGTGCCCGAGGGCATGGGACTCCCTGAGGCCGTGCGCAGGGCTGAGCCTCTCAACCTCTTCCGACCCTTCGTCCTGCAGCGAAGTCTCTACCGGAAGACAGTGGACTCCTTCTACGAGATGCTCAAGAACGCCCCGGTGCTCATTCGCGAGTATTCCCTGCATATCCCCTCAGACCAGGCCAGCCCGCCCCACAAAGCTGTTGTCTTGTAG
- the LOC110589503 gene encoding inositol 1,4,5-trisphosphate receptor-interacting protein isoform X2, with the protein MALGLFRVCLVVVTAIINHPLLFPRENATVPESEEEIIRKMQAHQEKMQLEQLRLEEEVARLAAEREALEQVADEGQQQNETRTAWDLWSTLCMILFLVIEVWRQDHQDGPSADCLGGEEDELPGLEGAPLRGLTLPNKATLQHFYERCIRGATADAARTRELVEGFVDDLLEALRSLCSRDADLEVEDFIGVDSMYENWQVDRPLLCDLFVPFVPPEPYHFRPELCCSRRSVPLDRQGYGQVRVVRADEDVPGCVCGKSTLGEDMLCLLHGSHSAARPGRGLEALLCAGDPPYLDTARVMKWFQTALTRAWHRIAHKYEFDLAFGQLDSPGSLKIKFRSGKFMPFNLIPVIQCDDSDLYFVSHLPREPCGETPASSTDWLLSFAVYERHFLRMTSKALPDGACHLSCLQIASFLLCKQSRLTGPSGLGNYHVKTALLHLLLSRRPADWQAGQLDARLRELLRFLEKSLLEKKLPHFFIGNRKVPEGMGLPEAVRRAEPLNLFRPFVLQRSLYRKTVDSFYEMLKNAPVLIREYSLHIPSDQASPPHKAVVL; encoded by the coding sequence ATGGCTCTGGGGCTCTTCCGGGTGTGTCTGGTGGTGGTGACAGCCATCATCAACCACCCGCTGCTGTTCCCGCGGGAGAACGCCACGGTCCCCGAGAGCGAGGAGGAGATCATCCGCAAGATGCAGGCGCACCAGGAGAAGATGCAGCTGGAGCAGCTCcgcctggaggaggaggtggcccGGCTGGCGGCCGAGAGGGAGGCCCTGGAGCAGGTGGCCGACGAAGGCCAGCAGCAGAACGAGACCCGCACGGCCTGGGACCTGTGGAGCACCCTCTGCATGATCCTCTTCCTGGTGATCGAGGTGTGGCGTCAGGACCACCAGGATGGGCCTTCCGCGGACTGCCTGGGCGGGGAAGAGGACGAGCTGCCCGGCCTGGAGGGCGCCCCGCTCCGGGGCCTCACCCTGCCCAACAAGGCGACGCTCCAGCACTTCTACGAGCGCTGCATCCGGGGCGCCACGGCCGACGCGGCCCGCACCCGGGAGCTCGTGGAAGGCTTCGTGGATGACTTGCTGGAGGCCCTGAGGAGCCTCTGCAGCCGGGACGCGGACTTGGAGGTGGAGGACTTCATTGGCGTGGACAGCATGTATGAGAACTGGCAGGTGGACAGGCCGCTACTGTGCGACCTCTTTGTGCCCTTCGTGCCCCCCGAGCCCTACCACTTCCGCCCGGAGCTCTGCTGCTCCCGCCGCTCCGTGCCCTTGGACCGCCAGGGCTACGGCCAGGTCAGGGTGGTCCGGGCCGACGAGGACGTGCCGGGCTGTGTGTGCGGCAAGAGCACGCTGGGGGAGGACATGCTGTGTCTCCTCCACGGCAGCCACAGCGCCGCGCGGCCCGGCCGCGGGCTGGAGGCCCTGCTGTGCGCCGGAGACCCCCCATACCTGGACACGGCGCGGGTCATGAAGTGGTTCCAGACGGCCCTCACCAGAGCCTGGCACCGCATAGCCCACAAATACGAGTTTGACCTGGCCTTCGGTCAGCTGGACTCCCCGGGCTCCCTCAAGATCAAGTTCCGCTCGGGGAAGTTCATGCCCTTCAACCTGATTCCCGTGATCCAGTGTGACGACTCGGACCTGTACTTTGTGTCCCACCTGCCCAGGGAGCCCTGTGGGGAGACCCCGGCCTCCAGCACCGACTGGCTCCTGTCCTTTGCCGTCTACGAGCGACACTTCCTCCGGATGACCTCGAAGGCACTGCCCGACGGGGCCTGTCACCTCAGCTGCTTGCAGATCGCCTCCTTCCTGCTGTGCAAGCAGAGCCGCCTGACCGGCCCCAGCGGCCTGGGCAACTACCACGTGAAGACCGCCCTGCTGCACCTCCTGCTGTCCCGGCGGCCGGCCGACTGGCAGGCGGGGCAGCTGGATGCCCGGCTGCGCGAGTTGCTCCGCTTCCTGGAGAAGAGCCTGCTGGAGAAGAAACTCCCTCACTTCTTCATCGGCAACCGCAAGGTGCCCGAGGGCATGGGACTCCCTGAGGCCGTGCGCAGGGCTGAGCCTCTCAACCTCTTCCGACCCTTCGTCCTGCAGCGAAGTCTCTACCGGAAGACAGTGGACTCCTTCTACGAGATGCTCAAGAACGCCCCGGTGCTCATTCGCGAGTATTCCCTGCATATCCCCTCAGACCAGGCCAGCCCGCCCCACAAAGCTGTTGTCTTGTAG